Proteins co-encoded in one Ralstonia sp. RRA genomic window:
- a CDS encoding flavin reductase family protein — translation MDVRDRELSARKPSAHGSATPPDFDAAHFRHALSQFATGVTVVTTRSEGGPGKPAFVGVTASSFNSVSLDPPLVLWSLGMQANSFPLFHAGSHYVINILSADQLDLCKRFATLKGDRFANIDYALSPTGLPILTQSLAWFECHNRSRYDEGDHVIFVGEVERCGVVDPDGAPLVFHRGAFSSLTAIGG, via the coding sequence ATGGATGTGCGCGATAGGGAGCTGTCCGCGCGCAAGCCGTCGGCGCATGGCAGCGCCACCCCGCCTGACTTTGATGCCGCACATTTCCGGCATGCGCTGTCCCAGTTCGCCACGGGTGTGACGGTTGTCACCACGCGCTCTGAGGGCGGCCCTGGCAAGCCGGCGTTCGTCGGCGTGACGGCCAGCTCGTTCAATTCGGTGTCGCTGGACCCGCCGCTGGTGCTGTGGAGCCTTGGCATGCAGGCGAATTCATTCCCGCTGTTCCACGCCGGCTCGCACTACGTCATCAATATCCTGTCGGCGGATCAGTTGGACTTGTGCAAGCGCTTCGCCACCCTTAAGGGCGACCGCTTTGCCAACATCGATTACGCCCTCAGCCCGACCGGCCTGCCGATCCTCACGCAATCTCTGGCGTGGTTCGAGTGCCATAACCGCAGCCGCTATGACGAGGGCGACCACGTTATCTTCGTCGGCGAGGTGGAGCGCTGCGGCGTGGTCGATCCAGACGGCGCCCCGCTGGTATTCCATCGCGGCGCGTTTTCATCGCTCACGGCGATCGGCGGCTAG
- a CDS encoding IclR family transcriptional regulator produces MSTTRLPDPEFDASGISDSSREGDPNFVTALARGLELLRAFRPGDTLLGNQEFVRRTGFPKATVSRLAGTLVSLGYLRYDEALGKYGLDAGVLALGFAYLASSDVIQLARPHMSAFAQKHGVSISLGKRDKLDMVYLETIRHDSPSMSGSAGLGVGSRLSLLSSSMGRAYLASLPAAKRERLYEALRTQQPAQWAAEGAAADDAVKAGMRDGYAVSLRDWHPAIHACAVAFFVPSQREPYVVSCSAPYASADAERIRDELAPALREFAARLGQVVEPAM; encoded by the coding sequence ATGAGCACAACCCGTCTCCCCGATCCCGAATTCGATGCCAGCGGTATTAGCGATAGCAGCCGCGAAGGCGATCCGAACTTTGTGACGGCACTCGCCCGCGGGCTGGAACTGCTGCGCGCGTTCCGCCCCGGTGACACGCTGCTCGGCAACCAGGAATTCGTGCGCCGTACGGGCTTTCCCAAGGCGACCGTCAGCCGACTGGCAGGTACGCTGGTCTCGCTGGGCTACCTGCGTTATGACGAGGCGCTTGGCAAGTACGGGCTGGATGCAGGCGTATTGGCGTTGGGGTTTGCTTACCTTGCGTCGAGCGACGTGATTCAGCTCGCGCGGCCGCATATGAGCGCGTTTGCACAGAAGCACGGCGTGTCGATTTCGCTCGGCAAGCGTGACAAGCTGGACATGGTCTATCTGGAAACGATCCGCCACGACAGCCCATCGATGAGCGGTTCGGCAGGGCTGGGCGTGGGCTCGCGGCTGTCGTTGCTGTCGAGTTCGATGGGACGGGCGTATCTGGCGTCGTTGCCTGCGGCAAAGCGTGAGCGCCTGTACGAGGCACTGCGCACGCAACAGCCAGCGCAATGGGCGGCAGAAGGTGCGGCAGCAGACGATGCAGTGAAGGCCGGCATGCGCGACGGCTATGCCGTATCGCTGCGCGACTGGCATCCGGCCATTCACGCGTGTGCGGTGGCGTTCTTCGTGCCGAGTCAGCGTGAACCGTATGTGGTGAGCTGCAGCGCGCCGTACGCATCGGCTGATGCAGAGCGCATTCGCGACGAGCTTGCGCCCGCGCTGCGAGAGTTCGCAGCGCGACTCGGCCAAGTGGTAGAACCAGCGATGTAG
- a CDS encoding acyl-CoA dehydrogenase, which translates to MTARNAFNWADPLLLDQQLTDDERMVRDAAASYCQDKLLPRVLESFRHEKTDASIFREMGELGLLGPTIPEQYGGPGLNYVSYGLIAREVERVDSGYRSMMSVQSSLVMVPIYEFGSEAQKQKYLPKLATGEWIGCFGLTEPNHGSDPASMITRAKKVDGGYSLSGAKMWITNSPIADVFVVWGKLPNDNGEDEIRGFILEKGWKGLSAPAIHGKVGLRTSITGEIVLDEVFVPEENLMPGVRGLKGPFTCLNSARYGIAWGALGAAEDCWHRARQYVLDRKQFGRPLAANQLVQKKLADMQTEITLGLQGCLRLGRMKDEGTAAVEITSIMKRNSCGKSLDIARVARDMLGGNGISDEFGVIRHVVNLEVVNTYEGTHDIHALILGRAQTGIQAFF; encoded by the coding sequence GTGACTGCTCGCAACGCCTTCAACTGGGCCGACCCCCTGCTGCTCGACCAACAACTGACCGACGACGAGCGCATGGTGCGCGACGCCGCCGCCTCGTACTGCCAGGACAAGCTGCTGCCGCGCGTGCTGGAATCGTTCCGGCATGAGAAGACCGATGCGTCGATCTTCCGTGAGATGGGTGAACTCGGCCTGCTGGGCCCGACGATTCCCGAGCAGTACGGCGGCCCGGGCCTGAACTACGTCAGCTACGGCCTGATCGCGCGTGAGGTGGAGCGCGTGGACTCGGGCTACCGCTCGATGATGAGCGTGCAGTCGTCGCTGGTGATGGTGCCGATCTACGAATTCGGTAGCGAAGCGCAAAAGCAGAAGTACCTGCCCAAGCTGGCTACTGGCGAGTGGATCGGCTGCTTCGGCCTGACCGAGCCCAACCACGGCTCTGATCCGGCCTCGATGATCACGCGTGCCAAGAAGGTCGACGGCGGCTACTCGCTGTCGGGCGCGAAGATGTGGATCACCAACTCGCCCATCGCCGATGTGTTTGTCGTGTGGGGCAAGCTGCCGAACGACAACGGCGAGGACGAGATCCGCGGCTTCATCCTTGAGAAGGGCTGGAAGGGCCTGAGCGCACCCGCCATTCACGGCAAGGTGGGCCTGCGCACGTCGATCACCGGCGAGATCGTGCTGGACGAAGTGTTCGTGCCGGAAGAAAACCTGATGCCCGGCGTGCGCGGCCTGAAGGGCCCGTTCACGTGCCTGAACTCGGCGCGCTACGGTATCGCCTGGGGTGCCCTGGGCGCGGCGGAAGACTGCTGGCACCGCGCGCGCCAGTACGTGCTGGACCGCAAGCAGTTCGGCCGCCCGCTCGCTGCCAACCAGCTTGTGCAGAAGAAGCTGGCCGACATGCAGACCGAAATCACGCTCGGCCTGCAAGGCTGCCTGCGCCTGGGCCGCATGAAGGATGAAGGCACGGCCGCCGTGGAAATCACCTCGATCATGAAGCGCAATTCGTGCGGCAAGTCGCTCGACATCGCCCGCGTGGCGCGCGACATGCTCGGCGGCAACGGCATCTCCGATGAATTCGGTGTGATCCGCCACGTGGTCAACCTGGAAGTGGTGAATAC
- the kynA gene encoding tryptophan 2,3-dioxygenase — protein sequence MSNPNQPAASGCPMHAAQGNEGEGWHNAQLDFSKSMSYGDYLALDQILNAQHPRSPDHNEMLFIVQHQTTELWMKLMLHELRAARDCVRNDNLPPAFKMLARVSRIMDQLVQAWNVLATMTPPEYSAMRPHLGQSSGFQSYQYREIEFILGNKNAAMLKPHAHRPEHYEQVKAALETPSLYDEAVRYMARHGFAFDADCVERDWSRPVTYNASVEAAWLEVYRDPTHHWELYELAEKFVDLEDAFRQWRFRHVTTVERVIGFKRGTGGTEGVGYLRKMLDVVLFPELWKLRTDL from the coding sequence ATGTCGAATCCGAATCAACCTGCAGCATCGGGCTGCCCCATGCATGCCGCACAAGGCAACGAAGGCGAAGGCTGGCACAACGCGCAGCTCGATTTCTCGAAGTCGATGAGCTATGGGGACTACCTCGCGCTCGACCAGATCCTGAACGCGCAGCACCCACGTTCACCGGATCACAACGAGATGCTCTTCATCGTGCAGCACCAGACCACCGAGCTGTGGATGAAGCTGATGCTGCATGAGCTGCGCGCGGCGCGTGATTGCGTGCGCAACGACAACCTGCCGCCGGCGTTCAAGATGCTGGCGCGCGTGTCGCGCATCATGGATCAGCTCGTACAGGCGTGGAATGTGCTCGCCACGATGACGCCGCCGGAGTACTCGGCCATGCGGCCGCACCTGGGGCAGTCGTCAGGCTTCCAGTCGTATCAGTATCGCGAGATCGAGTTCATTCTCGGCAACAAGAACGCGGCGATGTTGAAGCCGCATGCGCATCGTCCGGAGCATTACGAGCAGGTGAAGGCTGCGCTGGAGACGCCGTCACTGTATGACGAGGCCGTGCGCTACATGGCGCGTCATGGCTTTGCGTTCGATGCGGATTGTGTGGAGCGGGATTGGTCGCGCCCCGTTACCTACAACGCTTCAGTGGAAGCGGCTTGGCTTGAGGTCTATCGCGATCCGACGCACCACTGGGAGCTGTACGAACTGGCCGAGAAGTTTGTTGATCTGGAAGATGCGTTCCGGCAATGGCGCTTCCGCCATGTCACTACGGTGGAACGTGTGATCGGGTTCAAGCGCGGCACCGGCGGCACTGAAGGTGTGGGCTATCTGCGCAAGATGTTGGACGTGGTGCTGTTTCCGGAGCTTTGGAAGTTGCGGACGGATTTGTGA
- the kynU gene encoding kynureninase: MTLTRNSCLERDAADPIAPLRDAFALPDGVIYLDGNSLGARPKAALARAQEVVASEWGDGLIRSWNQAGWFELPRRLGNKLAPLIGAREDEVVVTDTTSINLFKVLAAAIRVQREDAPNRKIIVSETHNFPTDLYIAEGLADLLRDGYKLRLIDSPDELEGALGDDVAITMLTHVNYKSGHMYDMAAVSALAHKHGALAIWDLAHSAGAVPVDLHAGGADYAIGCTYKYLNGGPGSPAFVWVAPALRDRFWQPLSGWWGHARPFAMESRYDADAGIGRFLCGTQPITSMAMVECGLDIFAQTSMAALRAKSLALTDLFITLVETRCAGFPLTLATPRDHAVRGSHVSYEHPNGYAVVQALIARGVIGDYREPQIMRFGFTPLYTSFADVWDAVEILRDVLETGAWQSAQFNERTLVT; encoded by the coding sequence ATGACTTTGACCCGCAACTCCTGCCTCGAACGCGACGCGGCCGACCCGATCGCCCCGCTGCGCGATGCCTTTGCGCTGCCCGACGGCGTGATCTACCTGGACGGTAATTCGCTCGGCGCCCGCCCGAAAGCCGCGCTGGCCCGCGCACAGGAAGTCGTCGCCAGTGAATGGGGTGACGGCCTGATCCGCAGCTGGAACCAGGCCGGCTGGTTCGAACTGCCGCGCCGCCTGGGCAACAAGCTCGCCCCGCTGATCGGCGCACGTGAAGACGAAGTCGTCGTCACCGACACCACGTCGATCAATCTGTTCAAAGTGCTGGCCGCCGCAATCCGCGTGCAGCGTGAAGACGCGCCGAATCGCAAGATCATCGTCTCGGAAACGCACAACTTCCCGACCGACCTGTACATCGCCGAAGGTCTGGCCGATCTGCTGCGCGATGGCTACAAGCTGCGCTTGATCGATTCGCCCGACGAGCTGGAAGGTGCGCTGGGTGACGACGTGGCCATCACCATGCTCACGCACGTGAACTACAAGAGCGGCCACATGTACGACATGGCGGCCGTCTCTGCGCTGGCGCACAAGCATGGCGCGCTGGCGATCTGGGATCTGGCGCATTCGGCCGGCGCCGTGCCGGTGGACCTGCACGCCGGCGGCGCGGATTACGCCATCGGCTGCACCTACAAATATCTGAACGGCGGCCCGGGTTCGCCTGCCTTTGTGTGGGTCGCACCGGCGCTGCGTGATCGCTTCTGGCAGCCGCTGTCGGGCTGGTGGGGCCATGCGCGGCCGTTCGCGATGGAATCGCGCTACGACGCGGATGCCGGCATCGGCCGCTTCCTGTGCGGCACGCAGCCGATCACGTCGATGGCGATGGTCGAATGCGGGCTCGACATTTTTGCGCAGACGTCGATGGCCGCGCTGCGCGCCAAATCGCTCGCGCTGACCGACCTCTTCATCACGCTGGTGGAAACGCGTTGCGCGGGGTTCCCGCTCACGCTCGCCACGCCGCGTGACCACGCTGTGCGCGGCAGCCACGTCAGCTATGAACACCCGAACGGCTACGCCGTGGTGCAGGCGCTGATCGCGCGCGGCGTGATCGGCGATTACCGCGAGCCGCAGATCATGCGCTTCGGCTTCACGCCGCTGTACACAAGCTTTGCCGATGTGTGGGACGCCGTGGAAATCCTGCGCGACGTGCTGGAAACCGGCGCGTGGCAATCGGCCCAATTCAACGAACGTACGCTGGTGACCTGA
- the bla gene encoding class A beta-lactamase, which yields MRYIFDAALRQARCQTATVVVRHAQPLLNGFRIVALMIAKTSKFFTLMAGMLAASVNAHAFNAQWLLQAAKSEEAGLKARIGIAVIDKESGYTWSYRGDEAFPINSTHKAYLCAALLEKVDQRKLALSDITAISKSDLVTYSPITEKLQSATNAQLCEAAVSYSDNTAANKVLENIGGTQGFNAFMRSIGDHKTRLDRNEPELNEGTPGDRRDTTTPIAAANSLNQIFFSDGLSRNAKAELTHWMVNDKVANDLLRKSLPPTWRIADKTGAGGYGSRSIVAVVYPEGKKPLLVSIYITNTKATLGESNAAIARMGAVLFKSMQ from the coding sequence ATGCGTTACATTTTTGACGCAGCGCTTCGGCAAGCCCGGTGTCAAACGGCAACGGTCGTCGTCCGGCACGCACAGCCGCTTCTCAATGGATTTCGAATCGTTGCACTGATGATTGCTAAGACAAGTAAGTTCTTCACCCTGATGGCGGGCATGCTGGCCGCGAGTGTCAATGCGCATGCATTCAACGCGCAGTGGTTACTGCAGGCGGCCAAGTCCGAAGAGGCCGGTCTCAAGGCCAGAATTGGTATCGCGGTGATCGACAAGGAGTCTGGTTACACCTGGAGCTATCGGGGCGATGAGGCGTTCCCGATCAACAGCACGCATAAGGCCTACCTGTGTGCCGCGCTGCTTGAGAAGGTCGATCAAAGGAAGCTGGCGCTCAGTGATATCACCGCAATTTCCAAGAGCGACCTGGTGACCTACTCCCCGATTACGGAGAAACTGCAGTCGGCCACCAATGCGCAGCTGTGCGAAGCCGCCGTGAGCTACAGCGACAACACGGCGGCCAACAAGGTGCTTGAGAACATTGGTGGTACCCAGGGCTTCAATGCGTTCATGCGATCCATCGGCGACCATAAAACCCGCCTGGATCGGAATGAGCCCGAGCTCAATGAAGGCACCCCGGGTGACCGTCGGGACACCACGACGCCGATCGCCGCTGCCAACAGCTTGAACCAGATTTTCTTTAGCGATGGACTGTCTCGAAACGCGAAGGCCGAACTGACGCATTGGATGGTCAATGACAAGGTTGCCAATGACTTGTTGAGGAAATCCCTCCCTCCCACTTGGCGCATTGCCGACAAGACTGGGGCAGGGGGATACGGATCTCGCTCCATCGTCGCGGTTGTCTACCCTGAAGGGAAAAAGCCGTTGCTGGTCTCCATCTACATCACAAACACGAAAGCAACCCTTGGCGAAAGCAATGCGGCTATCGCGCGAATGGGTGCCGTTCTGTTCAAGAGCATGCAGTAA
- the kynB gene encoding arylformamidase yields the protein MERTLWDISPALSTATPTWPGDTPFSQEIAWKLEGDCPVNVGRITLSPHTGAHADAPLHYHSDGAAIGQVPLDAYLGPCRVIHCVGVARVEPEHVRDALTDTPPRVLLRTYTQMPQTTWDDNFAAVAPETIELLARHGVKLIGVDTASLDPQTSKTMDAHHAVGKHGLAILEGLVLDEVPAGDYELIALPLKFATLDASPVRAVLRSLP from the coding sequence TTGGAACGCACTTTGTGGGACATCAGCCCCGCCCTCTCGACCGCCACGCCTACCTGGCCCGGCGACACGCCGTTTTCGCAGGAAATTGCGTGGAAGCTCGAAGGTGACTGCCCGGTCAACGTCGGACGCATCACGCTGTCGCCGCACACCGGCGCGCATGCCGATGCGCCGCTGCACTATCACTCAGATGGCGCGGCCATCGGGCAAGTGCCGCTGGACGCCTACCTTGGCCCCTGCCGCGTCATTCACTGTGTAGGCGTGGCGCGCGTTGAGCCGGAACACGTGCGTGATGCGCTCACTGATACGCCACCGCGCGTGCTGCTGCGCACGTACACGCAAATGCCGCAGACCACGTGGGACGACAACTTTGCCGCCGTCGCGCCCGAGACCATCGAGTTGCTGGCCAGGCACGGCGTCAAGCTGATCGGCGTCGACACCGCCTCGCTCGACCCGCAGACCTCCAAGACCATGGACGCGCACCATGCCGTCGGCAAACACGGCCTGGCCATTCTCGAAGGGCTGGTGCTCGACGAGGTGCCCGCCGGTGATTACGAGCTGATTGCCCTGCCGCTCAAGTTCGCCACGCTCGACGCGAGCCCCGTGCGCGCCGTGCTGCGCAGCCTGCCCTGA
- a CDS encoding Lrp/AsnC family transcriptional regulator, producing MQLDTTDLRILQVLQEDGRISNQDLAERVALSPSACLRRVRMLEEGGAITGYRAQLGRAALGLELEAIVQVSMRQDVTGWHETFMAAVQSWPEIVAAYIITGDCNYILRVQAPTLQHYSEFIIERLYKTPGVMDIRSNIVLRTIKDREGGLALLMESRGVRPLESGAGASKRPKGG from the coding sequence ATGCAACTCGATACCACCGATCTGCGCATTCTCCAGGTTCTGCAGGAGGATGGCCGTATCAGCAACCAGGACTTGGCTGAGCGCGTGGCGCTGTCGCCGTCGGCGTGCCTGCGGCGTGTGCGGATGCTGGAGGAGGGCGGCGCCATCACCGGTTACCGGGCGCAACTCGGCCGGGCGGCGCTGGGGCTGGAGCTGGAGGCCATCGTGCAGGTGTCGATGCGGCAGGACGTGACCGGCTGGCACGAGACCTTCATGGCCGCCGTGCAGAGCTGGCCCGAGATCGTGGCCGCCTACATCATCACCGGGGATTGCAACTACATCCTGCGCGTGCAGGCGCCCACGCTGCAGCATTACTCAGAATTCATCATCGAGCGGCTGTACAAGACGCCGGGCGTGATGGACATCCGCTCGAACATCGTCCTGCGCACGATCAAGGACCGGGAAGGCGGGCTGGCGTTGCTGATGGAATCGCGCGGTGTGCGGCCGCTGGAGAGTGGGGCGGGCGCCAGCAAGCGCCCGAAGGGTGGCTAG